A single window of Kitasatospora sp. HUAS MG31 DNA harbors:
- a CDS encoding AAA family ATPase, producing the protein MTEAPYGGPEPQALQPAQQRIRTAWTADELMAAQFPEPRWAVPGLIAEGVNLLAGPPKVGKSWLSLGLALSVAAGGRAMDRVQVEGGPVLYLALEDTPRRLQARMGKILGTNPAPATLTLATSCPTLPQGGNEAIAQWVERNPDARMVIIDVFAKMRGPAAPGLSAYDADYAAVGYAKRIADYYGIAMVLVHHVRKASSDDFLAEVSGTNGLAGAADATLVLKRSRGQADGVLHVTGRDVDETEYALRFHPEAGAWQLLEGRAEDHTIGDTRATILRYVRANPGAKPKQIADGTGLEAALVRQTCSRMANDAQLRRQAGGYVIPGENGGQG; encoded by the coding sequence GTGACAGAGGCACCGTACGGCGGGCCCGAGCCACAGGCTCTGCAGCCCGCGCAGCAGCGTATCCGCACCGCGTGGACCGCCGATGAGCTGATGGCGGCCCAGTTCCCCGAGCCCCGGTGGGCGGTGCCCGGCCTCATCGCGGAGGGCGTCAACCTGCTCGCCGGGCCGCCGAAGGTCGGGAAGTCGTGGTTGTCTCTCGGGCTGGCCCTCTCCGTTGCGGCCGGCGGCCGCGCGATGGACCGCGTCCAGGTCGAGGGCGGCCCGGTGCTCTACCTCGCCCTGGAGGACACCCCGCGCCGCCTCCAGGCCCGCATGGGAAAGATCCTCGGAACGAACCCGGCACCGGCAACGCTGACGCTGGCCACCTCGTGCCCGACCCTGCCGCAAGGCGGCAACGAGGCGATCGCGCAGTGGGTCGAGCGGAACCCGGACGCGCGAATGGTCATCATCGACGTCTTCGCCAAGATGCGCGGACCGGCCGCCCCCGGCCTGTCCGCTTACGACGCAGACTACGCGGCCGTCGGCTACGCCAAGCGGATCGCCGACTACTACGGCATCGCCATGGTCCTGGTCCACCACGTCCGCAAGGCCAGCTCCGACGACTTCCTCGCCGAGGTCTCCGGCACCAACGGCCTGGCTGGCGCCGCCGACGCCACGCTCGTCCTGAAGCGATCCCGCGGCCAGGCCGACGGGGTCCTCCACGTGACCGGACGCGACGTCGACGAGACCGAGTACGCCCTCCGCTTCCACCCGGAGGCCGGGGCCTGGCAGCTCCTGGAGGGCCGCGCGGAGGACCACACGATCGGCGACACCCGAGCCACGATCCTCCGCTACGTCCGCGCCAACCCCGGCGCCAAGCCCAAGCAGATCGCCGACGGGACCGGCCTGGAGGCCGCTCTCGTCCGGCAGACGTGCTCCCGCATGGCCAACGACGCTCAGCTTCGCCGACAGGCCGGGGGCTACGTCATCCCCGGCGAGAACGGGGGACAGGGATGA
- a CDS encoding helix-turn-helix transcriptional regulator codes for MSEAMLTIDQVAQLIESVSQATSGRPARGGLLHSGWYSTEEVAELIDVDPSTLRRWRTSRPVQGPPFVRLTSRVTMYSIPDVQAWLESRRIVPGEAA; via the coding sequence ATGTCGGAGGCGATGTTGACGATCGACCAGGTGGCTCAGCTGATCGAGTCGGTCAGTCAGGCTACTTCGGGGCGTCCCGCGCGCGGCGGGTTGCTGCACAGCGGTTGGTACTCCACCGAGGAGGTCGCCGAACTGATCGACGTCGATCCGTCGACTCTCCGGCGCTGGCGAACCTCGCGCCCAGTTCAAGGACCGCCGTTCGTCCGACTCACCTCGCGGGTGACCATGTACAGCATCCCCGATGTCCAGGCCTGGTTGGAGTCCCGCCGCATCGTCCCGGGAGAGGCCGCCTGA
- a CDS encoding site-specific integrase encodes MPQQSPPVGVKLSTDIEYRPQYPSPYRARVRWTVPATKARPSRSEMFTTEDAAQEWIDRMLRLASRGVTPATATLPLSEYGDSVMDLALRGLEAKTLDPYRAGWRLRIVPTLGHLPVHAVTNGVVDRAVYGWISDEVGRSTVKNTLAMLVRVMEQAVRDGVIDTNPAKVSGWQREYQQAEDELDDPRALALPDWDALDTLADALVLRSHGQFGGWGDVVRFAACTAARIGEVSGVRRKDIDQSTWSWDLCRQTTTAPGGLVDKGTKGKRRRTVPIIPEIRDLVARRLAVISSDPMARLFTGPRDGRITTAVLRDATHWDEVVMELGFEHLRRHDLRHTGLTWMADAGVPLHVLRKIAGHGSLTTTQRYLHPDRRSIELAGEALSAHLSGPRKAAGPAVVPQDSPSRHLRLVR; translated from the coding sequence ATGCCCCAGCAGAGCCCGCCGGTCGGCGTGAAGCTCTCGACTGACATCGAGTACCGACCGCAGTATCCGAGCCCCTACCGGGCCCGCGTCCGATGGACAGTTCCGGCGACCAAGGCGCGCCCCTCCCGCTCCGAGATGTTCACGACCGAGGATGCAGCCCAGGAGTGGATCGACCGCATGCTGCGACTGGCGAGCCGCGGCGTGACGCCAGCAACCGCGACCCTGCCGTTGTCCGAGTACGGAGACTCCGTGATGGACCTCGCCCTTCGAGGTCTGGAGGCCAAGACGTTGGACCCGTATCGGGCCGGCTGGCGGCTCCGAATCGTCCCCACCTTGGGCCACCTTCCGGTCCACGCCGTCACCAACGGCGTTGTCGACCGCGCGGTCTACGGGTGGATCTCCGATGAGGTCGGCCGCTCGACCGTGAAGAACACCCTCGCCATGCTGGTGCGCGTCATGGAGCAAGCAGTTCGGGACGGGGTGATCGACACCAACCCTGCCAAGGTCAGCGGCTGGCAGCGCGAGTACCAGCAGGCCGAGGACGAGTTGGACGACCCGCGCGCGCTGGCCCTGCCTGACTGGGACGCTCTCGACACTCTGGCGGACGCACTCGTCCTCCGGTCCCACGGCCAGTTCGGCGGGTGGGGCGACGTGGTGCGCTTCGCGGCCTGCACGGCCGCGCGCATCGGCGAGGTGTCGGGCGTGCGGCGCAAGGACATCGACCAGAGCACCTGGAGCTGGGACCTGTGCCGGCAGACGACTACCGCCCCGGGGGGCCTGGTCGACAAGGGGACCAAGGGCAAGCGCCGCCGCACCGTCCCGATCATCCCGGAGATCCGCGATCTGGTGGCCCGGCGGCTCGCAGTGATCAGCAGCGACCCGATGGCGCGGCTGTTCACGGGTCCCCGTGACGGCCGGATCACGACCGCGGTCCTGCGGGACGCCACCCACTGGGACGAGGTGGTGATGGAGCTGGGATTCGAGCACCTGCGGCGTCACGACCTCCGCCACACCGGGCTCACGTGGATGGCGGATGCGGGCGTGCCGCTGCACGTCCTGCGGAAGATCGCCGGGCACGGATCGCTGACGACCACCCAACGCTATTTGCACCCGGACCGACGCTCGATCGAGCTGGCAGGCGAGGCGTTGAGCGCGCACCTGAGCGGCCCGCGCAAGGCTGCTGGTCCCGCAGTGGTCCCGCAGGACTCCCCCAGCCGGCACCTTCGGCTCGTTCGCTGA